The following are encoded in a window of Methylicorpusculum oleiharenae genomic DNA:
- a CDS encoding BON domain-containing protein, giving the protein MKISKIISGFLIALLLATSLAGCTSTRTQASTGEYIDDSVVTSSVKALIYDDPELKIGQVSVKTFKGVVQLSGFVNSKQAADRAAALAKSVKGVERVDNSLIVK; this is encoded by the coding sequence ATGAAAATCTCAAAAATCATATCAGGTTTTTTAATAGCCCTTTTATTAGCCACATCTTTGGCTGGCTGTACTTCCACCCGGACTCAAGCGAGCACAGGTGAGTACATAGATGACAGTGTAGTTACTTCATCGGTAAAGGCTTTGATCTACGATGATCCTGAACTGAAAATTGGTCAGGTCAGCGTTAAAACCTTCAAGGGAGTCGTTCAGTTGAGCGGTTTCGTCAATTCAAAACAAGCAGCCGACAGGGCTGCCGCACTGGCCAAATCGGTAAAAGGTGTCGAAAGAGTCGATAACAGCTTGATCGTGAAATGA
- a CDS encoding CsbD family protein, with protein MNKNQLKGNWMQLKGTVKEKWGDLTEDEVEQIAGNRDILLGKIQEKYGIAQEEAEKQIEEWENLLD; from the coding sequence ATGAATAAGAATCAGCTGAAGGGTAACTGGATGCAACTTAAAGGCACGGTAAAGGAAAAATGGGGTGATTTGACCGAGGATGAGGTAGAGCAAATTGCGGGTAACCGCGACATTCTCCTTGGCAAAATTCAGGAAAAATACGGAATTGCACAGGAAGAAGCCGAAAAACAAATCGAGGAATGGGAAAATCTTCTTGACTGA
- a CDS encoding GH36-type glycosyl hydrolase domain-containing protein: protein MSKKKEQRRKVRLEAPGGMESPIRSELFTNEQFEGHAVSLAKAQKVDGLHHRQKLLPRVQENARVLLAVHAAITQVTVEQRAITPAAEWLLDNFHVIEEQVHDIGIHLPESYYQELPKLAEGDLAGYPRVYGIAWAMIAHTDSRFDPAQLTLFVKAYQRIQPLNLGELWAIPITLRVLMLENLRRLAVLIMRAQNGRRLADEFVDEIERFNDQSDKSTLVLSQGALPHVTLRQAFAVQILQRLHDPHPGTAPSLDFLNEWVSEQGLTLDEVVQREHSAQIGANMTVRNIMTSMRAISAFDWREFVTRVSLVDECLQAHHGYSLMDFLTRDRYRHAIEDLARRSPHSELEIAKKVISKINTNSVDPDFGDLRNDPGYYLIGQGRNEFEQEVKFRPPLKNRILRGFIHYSGQAYLGSIGVLTTLLLLSLPLSAGINAGLGWFSLAIITLFAVFPASDIATNLVNRGILSLLSPRHLPRLELKAGIPETLRTFVVVPTLFANEIDVIEQIEQMEVRYLANPDGDVYFALLSDWTDADSQTLPDDQRLLNRARAGVADLNAKYEGNRFFVFHRERMWNPGEGKWMGWERKRGKLHEFNRLLRGAKDTSFLPVEGQIASAPEGVRYVITLDADTRLPIGVVNKLVGTAAHPLNRPVFDPVSGRVVAGYGILQPRITPTLPLRQEHSMFHRIFAGASGMDSYSSLVSEVYQDLFGLGTFTGKGLYDVDIFEAALSGRVPENTQLSHDLFESVFVRCGLVSDIEFFEEFPSHTDVADSRSHRWTRGDWQLLPWIFGISSRGIPFIGRWKMLDNLRRSLSAPAAFFALIAAWTLPDAPEAVLVAFVLTSLAMPALMALVNSLFAPSSDIPIRIRLRSAWEDVLLGLGNGLVGLTLLAHQAWLMVDAIVSTLLRVFVTRRKMLKWVTALQAKTLSGHALKTVILPLGGSTAIIFIAGTLILIFNPDNIKSAVPFLLLWWFAPFISRALSLPPQLDPLEALRPQDAMQLRMIGRRTWRFFSTFVTQKDNYLPPDNFQESPHPVVAHRSSPTNFGLYLLSVVAARDFGWLGLMDAVDRLEATLETLLKLPRLNGHFYNWYDTRDLHALEPHYISTVDSGNLAGHLLTLAQSCREAAQQPLEFSSTWQGLGDSHRLLTAALDAIANEGRTLVVTLEELKQKAVTLGTLLAEAPQEAAGWNRLALCADTLLDLVRAFAAERGDEVGNPAQEWAGLLCDDIRSHTRDRDNLMPWLNCMQRLEAHLNAAAIPGDELLALLRPDIGVAELADRYALAIEHIKTLSGNAEKSVIPVELETALLRGGENAAALTRRLDKIATEALRLFEEMDFKFLYDPDRQLFALGYQASEGVLDGSYYDLLASEARLTSLIAIAKRDVTSVHWFHLGRRVTHAVDGPVLLSWSGSMFEYLMPSLVSFTPRYSLLDQTCRRVVKRQIQYGQERKVPWGISESAMNQRDLEFTYQYSAFGVPGLGMKRGLAENLVIAPYASALAAMYQPQEATENFARLEKIGALGRFGFFEALDFTPARRAENQAVAIVRCYMAHHQGMSLVALANVIFDGVMRHRFHAVPIIRATDLLLQERSPRDLDTTGPKFTQVRAELRAFAEPPVIRKPSPTSAIPSSQLLSNGRYTVMITAAGSGYSTWGNLAVTRWREDSTRDDHGSYIYLRDCTSGRVWSAGYQPTTAIPDKYEAVFLEDRVRISRTDSTVSSTLEIVISPDDDAEIRRLSLTNNGTQSIEIDITSYAEIVLAPQRSDIAHPAFSNLFIQTEYVPQARGLIAKRRPRSSDDPSVWAAHLLSGLEISGTLQYETDRARFIGRGHTIREPISVMDDRPLSNTIGPVLDPVFSLRTRVHIEPGATAHATFTTIAAPSRETLEKLVDKYRHASTFEDVSALAWTHAQVQLHYLGIRPDEAHLFQILANHLTFADPSLRPPGKLLQLNRLNVTGLWRHGISGDHPILLLRVSEAEDRMLVCQLLRAHEYWGMKHIMVDLVIVNDKTTSYADELQTSLENLVHESQCFTGRHRNNENGSIFVLRADQLPEEELLLLTTAARAVLVSSRGILTEQLLRHQRPPAEFISQPAARVREEPGANLIKIPELEFFNGLGGFADDGREYVIVLDKGQFTPSPWINVIANADFGFMVSESGSGCTWCLNSHENQLTPWSNDPVSDPSGEVFYLCDEENGDLWTPTALPIRIENASYIIRHGQGYSRFEHLSHGIYSELLQFVSIADPIKISRLKIKNMTGRARTIKVAAYVEWVLGASRTDTAPYIVTEVDAETGALFASNPWSRDFGTRIAFADLCGRQTAWTGNRSDFIGRNGNLSAPAYMNPENKHRNRTGAGLDPCAALETRVELGPYEQIELVFLLGQGDDRKHAQQLISRYRAAEVHNLFHEVKYQWEELLTKVQVKTPDRGLDLMLNRWLPYQTLSCRVWARAAFYQAGGAYGFRDQLQDVMALTVPRPDIARTQILRAAARQFPEGDVQHWWHPPTGRGVRTHFSDDRIWLPYVVSHYLKVSGDTGVLDETSPFLEGPVIEPGKEDAYFDPIVSDLQATLFEHCARALDVSLSLGIHGLPLIGSGDWNDGMNRIGQHGKGESVWLAWFLIKTLSDFAPLAEARGETERSSRWTAHVAALKLAVEKEGWDGAWYRRAFYDDGTPLGSAADVECRIDSIAQSWAVISGAAEPERARRAMHSVHDYLIRHGDDLILLFTPPFDQTQRDPGYIKGYLPGVRENGGQYTHAAIWTVIAYAMLGQGDQAAELLRILNPVNRTASPTGAYAYKVEPYVMSADIYAEPPHARRGGWTWYTGAAGWFYRAGLEQVLGLQVNADHLHFKPCIPGTWRSYNLSYRHGKTLYEITVDNPNGVMTGIALIELDGEQQPQGNTVTLLDDGNLHHIRIEMGALEIHAG from the coding sequence ATGTCGAAAAAAAAAGAGCAAAGACGTAAAGTAAGGCTTGAAGCCCCGGGAGGAATGGAAAGTCCCATCCGCTCAGAACTTTTTACTAACGAGCAGTTTGAAGGGCATGCGGTAAGTCTGGCGAAAGCGCAGAAAGTCGACGGACTTCATCATCGGCAAAAGCTTCTGCCGCGTGTTCAAGAAAATGCACGGGTTTTGCTCGCAGTCCACGCTGCGATCACACAGGTAACGGTAGAGCAGCGCGCCATTACACCGGCAGCCGAGTGGCTGCTTGATAATTTTCATGTCATTGAAGAGCAGGTGCATGACATCGGCATCCACTTGCCGGAAAGCTATTATCAGGAACTGCCCAAACTGGCTGAAGGAGACCTCGCCGGCTATCCTCGTGTTTACGGTATAGCCTGGGCGATGATAGCGCATACGGACAGCCGGTTCGATCCTGCCCAGTTGACACTATTCGTCAAGGCTTACCAGCGCATCCAACCGCTCAACCTGGGTGAACTCTGGGCAATACCGATTACGTTGCGCGTGCTGATGCTGGAAAACCTGCGCAGGCTGGCTGTTCTCATCATGCGCGCACAAAACGGAAGGCGGCTTGCCGACGAGTTCGTCGATGAAATTGAGCGCTTCAATGACCAAAGTGACAAATCGACCCTGGTCCTTTCTCAAGGTGCCTTACCGCACGTTACCTTGCGGCAAGCTTTCGCTGTCCAGATTTTACAGCGTCTGCATGACCCTCATCCGGGAACCGCTCCTTCCCTGGACTTTTTAAATGAATGGGTATCCGAACAAGGCCTGACGCTTGACGAAGTCGTGCAGAGAGAGCATTCCGCACAGATTGGCGCCAATATGACCGTGCGTAACATTATGACCAGCATGCGCGCAATCTCCGCGTTCGATTGGCGTGAATTTGTAACGCGCGTGAGCCTTGTAGACGAGTGTCTGCAAGCGCATCACGGCTATTCCTTAATGGATTTTCTTACGCGTGACCGCTATCGGCACGCTATAGAAGATCTTGCCCGGCGTTCACCTCATTCGGAGCTGGAGATTGCAAAAAAGGTCATCAGTAAAATCAATACTAACTCTGTTGATCCTGACTTCGGCGATCTGCGAAATGATCCGGGTTATTATCTGATTGGTCAGGGCCGCAACGAATTCGAGCAAGAGGTCAAATTTCGCCCGCCGCTCAAGAACCGGATATTGCGGGGGTTCATCCATTATTCGGGTCAGGCTTATCTGGGCAGCATTGGCGTGCTGACGACCTTGTTATTACTCAGTTTACCCTTGAGTGCCGGTATAAATGCCGGGCTTGGCTGGTTTTCGCTCGCAATCATCACCCTGTTCGCAGTATTTCCCGCCTCCGACATTGCCACCAATCTTGTAAATCGCGGCATTTTGAGTCTTCTCTCACCCAGGCATTTGCCCAGACTGGAACTTAAGGCCGGCATACCCGAAACACTGCGCACCTTCGTGGTGGTTCCTACTCTTTTCGCGAATGAGATTGATGTCATTGAGCAAATCGAGCAAATGGAGGTTCGTTACCTGGCCAATCCGGATGGGGATGTTTATTTTGCCCTGTTGTCCGATTGGACGGATGCCGACAGTCAAACCCTACCCGATGATCAGCGACTGCTAAACCGCGCGCGCGCAGGCGTTGCCGATCTCAACGCCAAGTATGAAGGAAATCGCTTTTTCGTTTTCCATCGGGAGCGCATGTGGAACCCCGGAGAAGGCAAATGGATGGGATGGGAACGCAAACGGGGTAAATTACACGAATTTAACCGGCTCCTGCGCGGCGCCAAAGACACCTCCTTTTTACCTGTAGAGGGACAGATTGCCTCCGCGCCGGAAGGCGTTCGTTATGTCATTACACTCGATGCCGATACCCGCCTGCCCATCGGTGTGGTTAATAAATTGGTCGGCACCGCCGCGCATCCGCTCAACCGCCCCGTGTTTGATCCTGTCTCAGGCCGGGTCGTCGCCGGCTACGGCATCCTTCAACCACGCATCACACCTACCCTGCCCCTTAGGCAGGAGCATTCGATGTTTCACCGGATTTTCGCAGGCGCTTCCGGAATGGATTCCTATTCCAGCCTGGTATCAGAAGTCTACCAGGACCTTTTTGGATTGGGCACCTTCACCGGAAAAGGTCTTTATGATGTGGACATTTTCGAAGCGGCGTTGTCCGGACGCGTTCCTGAAAACACCCAGCTTAGCCATGATTTATTCGAGAGCGTGTTTGTCCGTTGCGGCCTGGTCAGTGATATCGAGTTTTTCGAAGAGTTTCCTTCCCATACGGATGTTGCCGACTCCCGTTCCCACCGCTGGACCCGGGGTGATTGGCAATTACTGCCATGGATCTTCGGCATCAGCAGCCGGGGCATACCTTTCATTGGACGTTGGAAAATGCTGGATAATCTTCGCCGATCCTTGTCTGCGCCTGCAGCCTTCTTCGCGTTGATTGCCGCGTGGACTCTACCGGATGCACCAGAAGCCGTGCTGGTCGCTTTCGTGCTGACTTCACTGGCAATGCCGGCGTTGATGGCCTTGGTGAACAGTCTTTTTGCCCCTTCCAGCGACATCCCGATACGCATCCGATTGCGCTCAGCCTGGGAAGATGTGCTATTGGGACTGGGCAACGGCCTGGTAGGCCTGACCTTGCTCGCTCATCAAGCCTGGCTTATGGTCGATGCTATTGTCAGCACCTTGCTCAGGGTGTTCGTAACCCGGCGCAAAATGCTCAAATGGGTCACCGCGCTGCAAGCCAAAACATTGTCCGGGCACGCACTGAAAACCGTCATCCTGCCACTGGGCGGCTCTACCGCAATCATTTTCATTGCCGGAACACTGATACTGATCTTCAATCCGGACAACATCAAAAGCGCCGTACCGTTCCTGCTGTTGTGGTGGTTCGCGCCTTTTATCTCCCGCGCGTTGAGCCTGCCTCCGCAGCTAGACCCTCTGGAAGCCCTGCGCCCCCAGGACGCCATGCAACTGCGCATGATTGGACGGCGCACCTGGCGTTTCTTTTCAACTTTTGTGACCCAGAAAGACAATTATTTACCGCCTGACAACTTCCAGGAAAGCCCGCATCCTGTTGTCGCACACCGAAGTTCGCCTACCAACTTCGGCCTTTACCTGTTGTCGGTTGTCGCAGCACGTGACTTCGGCTGGCTAGGCCTGATGGATGCCGTCGATCGCCTGGAAGCGACGCTTGAAACACTCTTAAAGCTGCCCCGTCTTAACGGCCATTTCTATAACTGGTACGACACGCGTGATCTACATGCGCTAGAACCTCATTACATATCAACGGTAGACAGCGGCAATCTGGCCGGACATTTACTGACCTTAGCGCAAAGCTGCAGGGAGGCGGCACAGCAGCCTCTGGAGTTCTCTTCAACCTGGCAAGGACTGGGCGACAGCCACAGACTTCTGACTGCAGCACTTGATGCCATCGCTAATGAAGGACGCACGCTGGTCGTGACATTGGAAGAATTGAAGCAAAAAGCGGTCACTCTCGGCACGCTGCTGGCTGAAGCGCCTCAGGAGGCCGCCGGCTGGAATCGCTTGGCCTTGTGTGCAGATACCCTGTTAGACTTGGTACGCGCCTTTGCTGCAGAACGTGGGGACGAAGTCGGTAATCCGGCACAGGAATGGGCCGGATTGTTATGCGACGACATCCGTTCCCACACCCGCGACAGAGATAACTTGATGCCCTGGCTGAATTGCATGCAGCGTCTTGAAGCCCATCTTAATGCTGCGGCAATACCCGGTGATGAACTGCTTGCGCTGTTACGGCCAGATATAGGCGTTGCCGAACTCGCAGACCGCTATGCGCTGGCCATTGAACATATCAAAACTTTGAGCGGAAACGCCGAAAAATCGGTAATTCCGGTTGAGTTAGAAACCGCACTCCTGCGAGGCGGGGAAAATGCTGCGGCGCTTACCCGGCGCCTGGATAAAATCGCAACGGAGGCGCTGCGCCTGTTCGAAGAAATGGATTTTAAATTTTTATATGACCCTGACAGGCAGTTATTCGCACTGGGCTATCAGGCCAGCGAAGGTGTTCTGGACGGTAGCTATTACGACTTGCTGGCTTCAGAAGCCCGGCTCACCAGTTTGATAGCCATCGCCAAACGAGATGTGACCAGCGTTCACTGGTTTCATCTGGGTCGGAGAGTCACTCACGCCGTAGACGGCCCCGTCCTGCTATCCTGGTCAGGCTCGATGTTCGAATACCTGATGCCATCCCTGGTCAGCTTTACGCCCCGCTATAGTCTGCTGGATCAAACGTGCCGCCGGGTAGTCAAAAGGCAGATCCAATACGGTCAAGAGCGCAAAGTGCCCTGGGGAATATCAGAATCAGCCATGAACCAGCGCGATCTGGAATTTACCTATCAATACTCTGCATTCGGCGTGCCCGGACTTGGCATGAAACGCGGTCTCGCAGAGAACCTGGTGATCGCCCCTTATGCCAGCGCCCTGGCGGCAATGTACCAGCCACAGGAAGCCACGGAGAATTTTGCAAGGCTTGAAAAAATAGGCGCTCTGGGCCGCTTCGGCTTTTTTGAAGCACTCGATTTCACCCCGGCGCGGCGCGCTGAAAACCAGGCAGTAGCCATTGTGCGCTGCTACATGGCCCACCATCAGGGCATGTCTCTGGTCGCTTTAGCCAACGTGATTTTCGATGGCGTGATGCGTCACCGCTTTCATGCCGTACCCATTATTCGAGCCACCGACCTTCTGCTGCAGGAACGCAGTCCGCGTGATCTGGATACCACCGGGCCCAAATTCACTCAGGTTCGGGCTGAATTAAGAGCATTTGCAGAACCGCCGGTGATTCGTAAACCATCGCCAACTTCTGCAATACCCTCTTCACAGCTGCTTTCCAACGGCCGTTACACAGTGATGATCACTGCCGCAGGATCGGGTTACAGCACTTGGGGAAACCTGGCGGTGACGCGCTGGCGTGAAGACTCGACCCGCGATGACCATGGCAGTTATATCTATCTTCGCGACTGCACCAGTGGCCGCGTCTGGTCAGCCGGCTATCAACCGACCACAGCCATTCCGGATAAATACGAGGCCGTTTTCCTCGAAGACAGGGTCCGTATCAGTCGCACTGACAGCACGGTATCCAGTACCCTGGAAATAGTCATCTCGCCGGATGACGATGCTGAAATTCGACGTCTTAGCCTGACCAATAACGGCACGCAGAGCATTGAAATTGACATTACCTCCTATGCGGAAATAGTACTTGCGCCTCAGCGCTCGGATATCGCCCATCCAGCATTTTCCAATTTATTCATACAGACCGAGTATGTGCCGCAAGCGCGTGGACTGATCGCCAAACGCCGTCCGCGTTCGTCTGACGACCCCAGCGTCTGGGCAGCACATCTGCTTTCAGGCCTCGAAATCAGCGGCACCTTGCAATATGAAACCGATCGCGCCCGCTTTATAGGCAGGGGACATACCATCAGAGAGCCCATTTCCGTAATGGACGATCGCCCCCTCAGCAATACGATTGGACCGGTACTCGATCCTGTGTTTAGCCTGCGGACACGCGTGCACATAGAACCTGGAGCAACCGCGCACGCAACGTTCACCACCATCGCCGCACCTTCCAGAGAAACGCTGGAAAAACTGGTTGACAAATACCGCCATGCCTCGACTTTTGAAGATGTTTCAGCCCTTGCCTGGACTCATGCGCAAGTCCAATTACATTATCTGGGAATACGTCCTGATGAAGCCCATTTGTTTCAGATCCTGGCCAACCATCTGACGTTTGCTGATCCTTCTCTGCGTCCGCCCGGTAAACTGTTGCAACTCAACCGTTTGAACGTAACCGGACTATGGCGGCACGGTATTTCAGGCGATCATCCCATCCTGCTGTTGCGCGTCAGTGAAGCGGAAGATCGCATGCTCGTCTGTCAACTATTGAGAGCCCATGAATATTGGGGCATGAAACATATCATGGTCGATTTGGTGATCGTTAACGACAAGACGACATCCTACGCCGATGAACTCCAAACCTCGCTGGAGAATCTGGTCCATGAATCACAGTGCTTCACCGGACGTCATAGAAACAACGAAAATGGCAGCATTTTTGTATTGCGGGCAGATCAATTGCCCGAAGAAGAGCTGTTGCTACTGACAACCGCAGCCAGAGCAGTGCTGGTATCCAGCCGGGGCATACTGACAGAACAATTGCTGAGACACCAGAGACCACCGGCGGAATTTATCTCACAACCCGCCGCCAGGGTACGCGAGGAACCGGGCGCAAATTTAATCAAGATACCTGAACTTGAATTTTTCAACGGCTTGGGAGGATTTGCCGATGATGGCCGTGAATATGTGATTGTGCTGGACAAGGGACAATTCACACCATCGCCCTGGATTAACGTCATCGCCAACGCCGACTTCGGTTTCATGGTTTCGGAATCGGGCAGCGGCTGCACCTGGTGCCTAAACAGCCATGAAAACCAGTTGACACCCTGGTCGAACGATCCGGTCAGTGATCCATCGGGTGAGGTATTCTATCTATGCGACGAGGAAAATGGAGACCTTTGGACGCCAACGGCGCTGCCTATTCGCATCGAAAACGCGAGTTACATCATCCGGCACGGCCAGGGTTATAGCCGTTTTGAACATCTCTCGCACGGCATTTACAGCGAACTTCTTCAATTCGTCAGCATCGCCGACCCTATCAAGATTTCCAGACTCAAAATCAAAAACATGACCGGCCGCGCCCGGACAATAAAAGTAGCCGCTTACGTGGAATGGGTGCTTGGTGCATCGCGCACCGATACTGCGCCTTATATTGTTACTGAAGTCGATGCCGAAACAGGCGCGCTGTTCGCATCCAACCCCTGGAGCCGAGATTTCGGCACGCGCATTGCTTTTGCCGATCTGTGCGGCCGGCAAACAGCCTGGACCGGAAACCGAAGTGATTTTATCGGACGTAATGGCAATCTTTCAGCGCCGGCGTATATGAATCCTGAGAACAAGCACAGAAACCGCACAGGCGCAGGACTGGATCCTTGTGCCGCGCTGGAAACCCGCGTGGAACTGGGTCCCTATGAACAAATCGAGCTGGTTTTTCTGCTGGGCCAGGGAGATGACCGGAAACATGCCCAACAACTGATCAGCCGTTATCGGGCTGCTGAAGTACACAATCTCTTTCATGAGGTTAAATACCAATGGGAAGAGCTCCTGACTAAAGTACAGGTAAAAACTCCGGACCGCGGCCTGGATCTGATGTTGAACCGCTGGCTGCCTTATCAAACGCTCAGTTGCCGGGTATGGGCAAGAGCAGCCTTTTACCAGGCCGGCGGCGCTTATGGTTTCCGTGATCAACTGCAAGACGTCATGGCTCTCACCGTACCCCGACCCGATATCGCCAGAACTCAAATCCTCCGCGCAGCGGCGCGCCAGTTCCCTGAGGGTGATGTCCAGCACTGGTGGCATCCGCCCACCGGCCGGGGCGTCCGGACACATTTTTCCGATGACCGTATCTGGCTTCCCTATGTTGTAAGCCATTACCTCAAAGTCAGCGGTGATACCGGCGTGCTTGATGAAACGAGTCCGTTCCTGGAAGGTCCTGTCATTGAACCGGGAAAGGAAGATGCTTATTTCGACCCGATCGTATCTGATCTGCAAGCGACCTTGTTCGAACACTGCGCGCGAGCACTTGATGTGAGCCTATCCCTGGGAATCCACGGCTTGCCATTAATTGGCAGCGGCGACTGGAACGACGGCATGAACCGGATTGGCCAGCATGGTAAAGGTGAAAGCGTTTGGCTGGCGTGGTTTTTGATTAAAACACTATCCGATTTTGCCCCGCTGGCCGAAGCAAGAGGCGAAACCGAGCGTTCATCGCGCTGGACTGCGCACGTTGCCGCATTGAAATTGGCGGTAGAAAAAGAAGGATGGGACGGCGCCTGGTACCGCCGCGCCTTTTATGACGACGGCACGCCTCTGGGTTCCGCTGCCGATGTTGAGTGCCGCATCGATTCGATTGCCCAAAGCTGGGCGGTGATCTCCGGTGCAGCCGAACCTGAACGGGCGCGCCGTGCCATGCATTCGGTGCATGACTATCTCATTCGTCATGGTGACGACCTGATATTGCTCTTTACGCCGCCGTTCGACCAAACACAGCGAGATCCCGGCTATATTAAAGGCTACCTGCCGGGCGTACGGGAAAATGGCGGTCAATATACCCATGCGGCGATCTGGACCGTAATTGCCTATGCCATGCTGGGCCAGGGTGACCAGGCCGCTGAACTGCTGCGTATTCTCAATCCTGTCAACCGCACCGCCAGTCCCACCGGCGCCTATGCTTATAAAGTCGAACCTTATGTGATGTCAGCAGATATCTACGCCGAGCCGCCCCATGCGCGCAGAGGCGGCTGGACTTGGTATACCGGTGCGGCGGGTTGGTTCTACCGCGCCGGTCTTGAGCAGGTATTAGGCCTCCAGGTCAACGCCGATCATCTGCATTTCAAGCCGTGCATTCCTGGTACCTGGCGCAGTTACAATCTAAGTTACCGGCACGGAAAAACCCTGTATGAGATCACAGTGGATAATCCTAACGGCGTCATGACCGGAATCGCCTTGATAGAACTGGACGGTGAGCAGCAACCACAAGGCAACACTGTAACCCTGCTGGATGATGGCAACCTTCACCACATACGAATTGAGATGGGCGCCCTCGAGATTCACGCCGGGTAA
- a CDS encoding DUF3309 family protein, with amino-acid sequence MSTGTILLIILVLILLGVFPAWPHSRSWGYGPTGGIGLILLILLVLVLLGKI; translated from the coding sequence ATGTCAACAGGTACAATTTTACTCATCATATTGGTTTTAATTTTGTTAGGCGTCTTTCCTGCCTGGCCTCATAGCCGGTCATGGGGGTACGGACCGACCGGAGGAATTGGGCTTATTTTGCTCATCCTGTTGGTTTTGGTCTTGTTGGGCAAAATCTAA